The Luteolibacter rhizosphaerae region GGGAATCGCGCGTCTCGGCTTCGATGCCGTGGAGCTTCCGATCGAGGATCCCGATCTGGTGGATCCGGGCAAGATCCTCCCGATTCTGGAGGAGACAGGCCTCACTCCCTACCTCTGCGGCGCTTTCGGGCCCGGTCGCGATCTTACCAATCCTGACGCATCCGTGCGGGCGAATACTCGAGCCTATCTCTCTCGCCTGATGGATCTCGCCGAGGTGCTGGGCGTGCCCTTCATTGCCGGCCCCATGTATGCCCAAGTCGGCAAAGCCCGCCAACTGGCCCCGGAGGAGCGCCAGCGCGAATGGGATCTCGCCGCAAGAGAACTCCACACCGTGGCGACCGAGGCCGGTAACCGCGGCCTCAAGCTCGCCATCGAGGCGATCAACCGCTTCGAAAGCGACTTGGTGAACACCACCGCGGACACCATCCGCCTTGTTCGCTCCATCGGGCACCCGGCTGCGAAGGCGATGATCGATACCTTCCACATGACCATCGAAGAGGCGGATATCGGTGCCGCCATCCGCCACGCTGGCGACGATCTCATCCACGTGCAGGTGAGCGAGAATCACCGCGGCGTGACCGGCACCGGCCTCACCCCGTGGCAGGACTTCCGCGACGCCCTAGGGGATATCGGCTACAAGGGCGCGGTGGTGATCGAGTCCTTCACGCCGGACAACCGCGATCTCGCAGGCGCGGTGTGCATTTGGAAGCGCTTCACCGCCACTCAGGACGAGTTCGCGGCGCGCGGGCTCGCCTTCATGCGCGACCTCTTCGACCAACCGCTGAGCAAGTCGAAGGCTTCCGCTCTTGCCGCTTCCGTATAATCTCTGATTTCCTACTATCCGGTCCCTTCTCAACCCATGAGTGATATCAACATTGCCATCGTCGGCCTCGGCTTCGGAGCCGAATTCATCCCGATCTACCAGCGCCTGAAGGGCGTGAACATGTATGCCATCTGCCAGCGGACCCAATCCAAGCTGGACGAAGTGGGCGACAAATACGGGATCGCCAAGCGCTACACCTCCTACGACGACCTGCTCGCCGATCCCGACGTGCATGCGGTGCACATCAACTCGCCGATCCCGGATCACGCGGAGCAATCGATCAAGGCGCTGAAGGCTGGCAAGCACGTGGCCTGCACGGTGCCGATGGCAACCAGCGTGGAGGACTGCAAGAAGATCGTCGATCTGGTGAAGGAGACCGGGTTGAAGTACATGATGATGGAAACCGTGGTCTACGCCCGCGAGTTCCTTTTCATGAAGGAACTCTACGAGAAGGGTGAACTCGGCAAGGTCCAGTTCCTCCGTGCCACGCACCAGCAGGATATGGATGGCTGGCCCGGCTACTGGCCCGGTCTCCCGCCGATGTACTATGCCACTCATTGCGTCGGCCCGATTCTCGGCCTCATGGGTAGCCAGGCGGAGTATGTTTCCTGCTTCGGTTCCGGCACCATTCGCGAGGAGATGCACTCCTGCTATGGCTCGCCCTTCGCGATCGAGACCTGCCACATCAAGTTCAAGGACAGCGATCTTTCCGCCCAAGTCGTCCGCTCGCTCTTCGATGTCGCCCGCCAGTATCGCGAGTCCTTCGAGGTTTACGGCTCCAAGAAGTCGGTCGAGTGGCCCTTGATCGAACACGATCCGCTCGTGATCCACACCGCCAAGAAGCCGGAGCCGGAGATTCCCGAAGAAGTTCAGTGCCCGGACTTTGCCCACTACCTGCCGGAAGAAATCCAGCTCTTCACGAAGGGCGGCGTCTACGGTGGCGATACCGGTGAGGATCACCTTTCCTTCACCCAGGGCGCCGGTCACGGCGGCAGCCACCCGCACCTCGTCTGGCAGTTTGTAAAGATGCTGCAGAGCGGCACGGATTCCTACCCGAACGCCGTGCAGAGCGCGAACATCACCTGCACCGGCATCCTCGCCCACGAATCTGCACTCAAGGGTGGCGAGCTCATCCGCCTGCCGGAGTGGAGCTTGTCCTAAAGAAGTCGATTTCCAGGTTAGATCCGCATCAGAAGGCACCCCGCGAGGGGTGCCTTTTCTGCGGACAGGCGGACTCAAGGATTCTCGGTGATGCGGTAGAAGCGCCGGTCATCTGTCTCCGTGATCGTGGTGTCGTTGTAGCGAGTGGAAAGGCCAGCCGAGGGATAGGCCGCCTCCAAGGTCGCCCATAAAGCGCCAAGTGAAGAGCTGGTTTCGACCTTGTAGGTCTTCCCTAAGTTTGAAGTCCAAGCGAGAGAGGCTTCGCCCCGGGAAAGAGAGGCTACATCCAACGAGATGATCACCGGATCGGCGATGGCCGCGACCGTGCCGACCACGTCGATTTCGCGCATGGTCACGCCGCCACCTTGTTGGCTTTTCGTGTCCAACATGGTGAAGCGGATTGCGTCGATCTTACGGAACAGCATGCCACCGGGACGCGTGATCCTTACCTTGGTCGAGCCCGCAGGGCCATTGCCTGCCACATTGGTCACGGGTTGGTAGTCGACAAGACAGCCGGGCTCCGTGGTGAAGAGGGAGGCTCCGGCATAGCGAACGCTGATCTTGTACTTCTGGTTCATGAAGCCGGCATTCGACCATGCCGCGATCGAGATCACGCTGCTCACATCATAGCCCGCGCCGTTGCCGAGCCCCAGGTAGTAGGTGCTGCTGGAGATGTTGCCGTCGGAGGCCCACGTCACGGCAGTGGGGTCACCATTGCCGCCGTGAAGTCCGTCGTTGATCTGGGGGCCGGGTAGCCCGCTCATGAACTTGTAATTGAGATGAGTCCCGTCGAGTCCATGCAACAGGTCGTTGCCCAAGAGATCCCCCGAGAAATGGGCCTCGTCTCCGCTCGATGCGGTCGTGATGAGAACAGGCTGTGGATTCGGGTCTGCGGGCTCCGCTTTGTTCAGCACGAACTTCTGCGCGAGAGAACCGCCCGCCGATCCTGAGGCACTGACCCGGATATCGTAAGATCGTCCCGGCGGATCGAGATGGAAAGGGTGGTCGCCGGCGATCACTTGGCTCCCCTGAATGCGGAACTTCGTGTTATCTTCGTCGCCGTCACCGCCGGAAAGGACGTAGGTGAGCGACCCGGAGGGATCACCTGGATCTCGCAAGGTGGCGATGGTATCTCCCGCCTCCGTGTCGGCAGGGATGCTACTGCGGTCTAGTGCAAGCGAGGCCACTGCGGGAAACCAACTGCGCGCCATCAGTTCATAAGCGCTGTTGGTCGGATGACTGAATCCATTTGAGAACTTGGTGGGATCAATGGAATGGTTGTCCGCCGGATCGGTTAGAAAGTTCCGATGCTGGTCCACGGTTGAGATCTTCTTGCCTTGAGCCTTTAGTGTGGGAACTAGGGTTTCGCGGATGTAGGTGTTGTAGGCGATGAGATCGGCACTGTAGATCGACATTGGCGTGATCTGGGCCACGACCACAGCGATATCCGGCTTGGTGCTGTAGATCGTATTCATCAAGGTCGCGATCTGCGACGGACTCTCGGAATTGACTCCATTGATCCCGACCATGAGCAGGATCATGTCAGGCTCATCGGCCTTGATCCAAGAGGCCGCATACACGTTCACTCCATAGATGCCGATGCCGGCGGTGCCTCGGTGCCAGCCTTGGGCAATCTGAGGATCACGTAGTTCGTTTACGGGATAAACCGTTGCGCCCCGTGTCGGGTCTCCAAAGGCACCCGTGAACGGTTCGTTGGATCCTCCGACGAAGTGGAATGGGATTCCAGCTTCGCCCAACATTCGTGCCAAGGGACCGCGGTATCCGAACTCGAAAGGGACATGCCATCCCGCATCGGTGAATCCCACCGTGATGGAATCGCCGAGCGGCATGATTCTGAGCCGCTTTTCCGGTGTAGGTGCGAGGTTTTCGAAGCCCATGTTCGCTCCGCCCCATCCGCTCGGCCGGTCCCCGATGACTTGGAGGCTACCGGCATTGAGTCCGCCGCTCTGCAGTCCCGAGAGGCTGCTGGCGGATGTTCCGACGGCCGGGTTCATCGGAAGTGCAGGGCCGAGGGATTCCGTCCATGGATCGCCACCGTGGGTGGAGACGAGCCCGTAATAGTCGGCATCTTGTCCAAGGTCCGGCAGCAGGATCTCCGGGATTGCTACCCAGCGGTAGCCTCCCTCCAGCCGTCCCGTGGTGCCAGCGGGGATGGTAGCCCGCGCCAACTCCACATAGGAAGACCCGCCGTTGTAGCGCACGATCATTACCTCGTGGCTGCTAGCCAAGCCGTCGCCACCCCGGTCCCAGTAGCCGAGACGGTTGATCCTGACGCCAGTGACCGGGGTATAGAAGCCGAAGCCCGCATTCGAGTGCTGGTCCGTACGGATATCGGAACCCGGCTCGCGAAGCGCCATCGTGATGGTCCCCTGCGAAAGGCCCGAAAATGCCGCGATGAGGCTAGTGGAGATCAGGAGGGTGCGAACGCGATGGATTCGCGCCGTGACGGAATGGATGAGGTGCCGGTGAAAAAGCATGCGGGCAACAACTCTCCCGGCGATTAAAGGGGATCCTGCGGGGCGGCCAGAACAATTGCAGGGAATGCGCAGCCACCAGCCTTGGCTCGGTGTGAGTCCGGCCGGTTTTCTCCAAAGCCCGGGAAAAGGGCTGTCCGCCGAACAACTTACGATGTGTGGACATCTCCGATATTCCCAAAAGCTTTCCGTTTGTCCCCGGGGCGAACCTGCATATCGTGCGGGACCATGAATGCTCCTACCCCTGACCGCCGCTCCTTCCTGAAACTCTCGATTGCAGCCGGTGCCGCGGCGATCGCGCCGGCCGCGCGGGCCCAGGATGCCGCCTTCTCGCTGCCCAAGCTGCCCTACGCCCTCGATGCCTTGGAGCCGCACATTGATGCCAAGACCATGGAGATTCACCACGGCAAGCACCACGCCGCTTACATCAAGAATCTGAACGACGCGATCGCGGCGAATGACTACCTGAAGGGCAAGACCGTCGAGGCGATTGTCGGCGGGCTGACTGCAGTGAAGGACGAGGCGGTGCGCACCACGCTGCGCAACAATGCCGGCGGTCACTGGAACCACACCTTTTTCTGGGAGGTCATGGCTCCGGCAGGCAAGGGGGGCGAAGCCGGCGATGACCTGGCCACGGCGATCAAGGAATCCTTTGGTTCGCTCGATGACCTGAAGAAGGCTTTCAACGAGGCCGCCACCAAGCGTTTCGGCTCCGGCTGGGCTTGGCTGATCGTCCAGGACAAGAAGCTCAAGGTGGTCAGCACCGCGAACCAGGATAATCCGCTGATGAAGGAGATCGTGCCGGATTCCGATTTCGGCACGCCGATCCTGGGGCTCGATGTGTGGGAGCACGCCTACTACCTGCACTATCAGAACAAGCGTCCCGACTACATCACCGCTTGGTGGAACGTGGTGAACTGGAAAGAAGTCGAGCGCCGCTTCAAGACAGCGTGATCTCCGGCCAGCGGATCTAACCGATGCAAGAGCATCGGCTCTTCAAGTCGACAACGATGACCGGCACCGCAGTTGGCATGACTGCGGTGCCGTTTCCGTTCATACCAAACCGATTCATCGGCAAGCAGAGGGGATTCGGCAAGTCGCGGGGAAATGTCCCTGCCACGATCGATCCGGCCTGCGGCATGCTCGCCCGGGTTCACAATATCTGTCTGTGACTCCGATGAAGCTTCCTCGCCTCTGCCGCCTTCTTGCCCTTGTCTTGATTCCTCTCTCCAGCCCGGCCGCGGAGTCTTTCACCCCCGGGGAGATCTGGAAGGACACCGATGGCGTGCATATCAATGCCCACGGGGGCGGCGTGATTCATCATGGCGGCACCTATTATTGGTTCGGGGAGCACAAGATCTCCGGCCCCAAGGGGAACTCCGCTCAGGTCGGGGTGGGCTGCTACTCGTCGGCCGACTTGATCACATGGAAGAACGAGGGAATCGCCCTCCCGGTTTCGGAGGACGCTTCGAGCGAGATCGCCCGCGGTTGCATCATCGAGCGGCCAAAGGTGATCCACAATGCGAGCACCGGGAAGTTCGTCATGTGGTTCCATCTCGAGCATCTCGGAAAAGGATATGCCACAGCGCGCGCCGCGGTTGCAGTGGCCGACAAGATCACGGGACCCTACGTCTTCCATTCCTCGCATCGCCCGAATGCCGGATCCCTGCCGGTGAACCATAATCCCGAAGCGGAGGACCGCGTCTTTGAATACTTCAAGCGCGACCTCTCGGGCGGACAGATGTCGCGGGACATGACTCTCTTCGCCGATGACGACGGAAAGGCCTACTTGATCGGTTCGGCGGAGGAGAACTACACGCTCAATATCTCCCTGCTCACGCCGGATTATCTAGGCTTCACTGGCGTTTACTCGCGGGTCGAACCGGGCGGCCACAACGAGGCTCCGGCGATCTGCAAGCACGAGGGAAGATACTGGATGATCACCTCCGGTTGCACCGGTTGGGATCCGAATGCCGCCCGCTCCTTCGTTGCGGATCACCCGCTCGGCACGTGGAAGTCGCTCGGGAATCCCTGTGTCGGACCCAATCCGAATGGGGGCCCGGGTCCGGAGCTCACCTATGGCGGGCAGAGCACCTACATCCTCCCTGTGGCGGGCAAACCCGGAGCTTTCATCGCGATGTTCGATGTCTGGCGCCCCAAGGATCCGATCGATGGCCGCTACCTCTGGATGCCGCTCGATTTCAGTCACGGCCGTGTCTTGGTCCGGCCCCCTGCGGAATGGACTCTCTCGGTTTTTGACCAAGCCGTCAGGCCCTGATCCTGGATCGGGGCCTCGATTCGCAGCAAATTTCCCGCAAATTCTTGTCCGTTTCCTCCGGGAGGCGGACAAGATAGCGTGGAAACCATGTCCGGAACCGGCCCAAGCGACTCCGAACTCCTCGCCGATTGGCTCGATGGCCACCGCGAGTCGGCCTTTCACGCCCTGGTGGAGCGCTACGCAGGCCTCGTGCATATGGCCGCCAAGCGCACGTGCGGGGATGATTCGCTAGCGGCGGAGGCCTCCCAACTCGCTTTCATCGCCCTGGCCCGCAAGGCCCGCGGCTTGTCCGGTCGCGCCACCTTGGCTGGCTGGCTCCACGTGACGGCAATTCTCCAGGCCCGCAATCTCCTCCGCCAGCGGAAGCGGGAGATCCGTAAACTCCACATCCTGCGCACGCATATGGAAAACCAACCGCAGGCCTCCCCGGCAGCGGAATGGCAGCGCATCCAGCCGGTGCTGGATGAAGCGCTGGCCGCCCTCTCCTCGAAGGACCGGGAGACCCTCCTGCTCCGCTTCTACCGCTCGCTCAGTGTTCGCGAGATCGGAGCAGCACTCGGAATTGCCACGGACGCTGCCCAGAAGCGGCTCGACCGCGCGACCGAGAAGCTTCGTGGCCAGCTCGCCCGCCGGGGCTATCAGGTCGGTGGCTCGCTCGGGGCTGTCATGCTCGCCGGCTTCGCTTCAGATGCCCAAGCTGCCGTTCCCTCCACCTCTCTCCTTGCCTCGAATGCCCTCGCAGTTGCGGGGGGCAGCGGCACCGCCACATTAACCACCATCGGAATTATCGCCATGACCAAGAAAACCGCCATTACCGCCGGAGTCGTCGTTCTGCTCGCCGGAGCGGGAACCATTGCCCTGATCAACGGCAACAAGGATGAGAATTCCTCCTCAGCGAAGGGACACACCGAGGTGAATACCGCCCCTTCCTCTTCGGCTTCAAGCTTCACTCCGGTGGAATCCGCCGCCGCCCGCGGTGATCGGGCCAAGCCCCGTGACCCTGCAGCGAATCCCGACTTCATCGCGAAATACGGCGAAGCTCGTACCAATCTCTCCAAGCACATTGCCACAAATCTCATCAGCTTGCTGGAGGACGCCGTCTCCATGGGCGAGATGGCCGTGTCAGGGCAAATGGGAAATGCCTTCGGCGGGCCTCGCAACGGTCTCCGCATGGGATTGGGCGGGCGACTGAACGACGACCTGAAGCTCACCGACGAGCAGCAGGAGAAGGCCGGAGAGATCTACAAGGAATACCAGAAGCGCGAGCTCGCGAAATCGAAGGAGTCGATCGAGAAGCTGAAGAAGGACCCTCAGGCGCTCATGCAGCTCATGCTGGCCAGCGATGCTCATTCGCGCGGGGAGATC contains the following coding sequences:
- a CDS encoding sigma-70 family RNA polymerase sigma factor → MSGTGPSDSELLADWLDGHRESAFHALVERYAGLVHMAAKRTCGDDSLAAEASQLAFIALARKARGLSGRATLAGWLHVTAILQARNLLRQRKREIRKLHILRTHMENQPQASPAAEWQRIQPVLDEALAALSSKDRETLLLRFYRSLSVREIGAALGIATDAAQKRLDRATEKLRGQLARRGYQVGGSLGAVMLAGFASDAQAAVPSTSLLASNALAVAGGSGTATLTTIGIIAMTKKTAITAGVVVLLAGAGTIALINGNKDENSSSAKGHTEVNTAPSSSASSFTPVESAAARGDRAKPRDPAANPDFIAKYGEARTNLSKHIATNLISLLEDAVSMGEMAVSGQMGNAFGGPRNGLRMGLGGRLNDDLKLTDEQQEKAGEIYKEYQKRELAKSKESIEKLKKDPQALMQLMLASDAHSRGEIPQDEYDQIQASIADDLKTTINPLDRENFRGGQPMKDTAFTSEFQAILDPDQSATFAAAATEQQSKAAEDRSINNLPSMELEKMDQTVTSAKKLTTGLKSMMEGMGGLQDLGPMMEERRRSREAQRGAQQEAAPESTTPPAGE
- a CDS encoding superoxide dismutase, coding for MNAPTPDRRSFLKLSIAAGAAAIAPAARAQDAAFSLPKLPYALDALEPHIDAKTMEIHHGKHHAAYIKNLNDAIAANDYLKGKTVEAIVGGLTAVKDEAVRTTLRNNAGGHWNHTFFWEVMAPAGKGGEAGDDLATAIKESFGSLDDLKKAFNEAATKRFGSGWAWLIVQDKKLKVVSTANQDNPLMKEIVPDSDFGTPILGLDVWEHAYYLHYQNKRPDYITAWWNVVNWKEVERRFKTA
- a CDS encoding SGNH/GDSL hydrolase family protein, with translation MLFHRHLIHSVTARIHRVRTLLISTSLIAAFSGLSQGTITMALREPGSDIRTDQHSNAGFGFYTPVTGVRINRLGYWDRGGDGLASSHEVMIVRYNGGSSYVELARATIPAGTTGRLEGGYRWVAIPEILLPDLGQDADYYGLVSTHGGDPWTESLGPALPMNPAVGTSASSLSGLQSGGLNAGSLQVIGDRPSGWGGANMGFENLAPTPEKRLRIMPLGDSITVGFTDAGWHVPFEFGYRGPLARMLGEAGIPFHFVGGSNEPFTGAFGDPTRGATVYPVNELRDPQIAQGWHRGTAGIGIYGVNVYAASWIKADEPDMILLMVGINGVNSESPSQIATLMNTIYSTKPDIAVVVAQITPMSIYSADLIAYNTYIRETLVPTLKAQGKKISTVDQHRNFLTDPADNHSIDPTKFSNGFSHPTNSAYELMARSWFPAVASLALDRSSIPADTEAGDTIATLRDPGDPSGSLTYVLSGGDGDEDNTKFRIQGSQVIAGDHPFHLDPPGRSYDIRVSASGSAGGSLAQKFVLNKAEPADPNPQPVLITTASSGDEAHFSGDLLGNDLLHGLDGTHLNYKFMSGLPGPQINDGLHGGNGDPTAVTWASDGNISSSTYYLGLGNGAGYDVSSVISIAAWSNAGFMNQKYKISVRYAGASLFTTEPGCLVDYQPVTNVAGNGPAGSTKVRITRPGGMLFRKIDAIRFTMLDTKSQQGGGVTMREIDVVGTVAAIADPVIISLDVASLSRGEASLAWTSNLGKTYKVETSSSLGALWATLEAAYPSAGLSTRYNDTTITETDDRRFYRITENP
- a CDS encoding sugar phosphate isomerase/epimerase family protein produces the protein MSVTFGASTWLWTSPFSSEQGELLRGIARLGFDAVELPIEDPDLVDPGKILPILEETGLTPYLCGAFGPGRDLTNPDASVRANTRAYLSRLMDLAEVLGVPFIAGPMYAQVGKARQLAPEERQREWDLAARELHTVATEAGNRGLKLAIEAINRFESDLVNTTADTIRLVRSIGHPAAKAMIDTFHMTIEEADIGAAIRHAGDDLIHVQVSENHRGVTGTGLTPWQDFRDALGDIGYKGAVVIESFTPDNRDLAGAVCIWKRFTATQDEFAARGLAFMRDLFDQPLSKSKASALAASV
- a CDS encoding Gfo/Idh/MocA family protein; the encoded protein is MSDINIAIVGLGFGAEFIPIYQRLKGVNMYAICQRTQSKLDEVGDKYGIAKRYTSYDDLLADPDVHAVHINSPIPDHAEQSIKALKAGKHVACTVPMATSVEDCKKIVDLVKETGLKYMMMETVVYAREFLFMKELYEKGELGKVQFLRATHQQDMDGWPGYWPGLPPMYYATHCVGPILGLMGSQAEYVSCFGSGTIREEMHSCYGSPFAIETCHIKFKDSDLSAQVVRSLFDVARQYRESFEVYGSKKSVEWPLIEHDPLVIHTAKKPEPEIPEEVQCPDFAHYLPEEIQLFTKGGVYGGDTGEDHLSFTQGAGHGGSHPHLVWQFVKMLQSGTDSYPNAVQSANITCTGILAHESALKGGELIRLPEWSLS
- a CDS encoding glycoside hydrolase family 43 protein, whose protein sequence is MKLPRLCRLLALVLIPLSSPAAESFTPGEIWKDTDGVHINAHGGGVIHHGGTYYWFGEHKISGPKGNSAQVGVGCYSSADLITWKNEGIALPVSEDASSEIARGCIIERPKVIHNASTGKFVMWFHLEHLGKGYATARAAVAVADKITGPYVFHSSHRPNAGSLPVNHNPEAEDRVFEYFKRDLSGGQMSRDMTLFADDDGKAYLIGSAEENYTLNISLLTPDYLGFTGVYSRVEPGGHNEAPAICKHEGRYWMITSGCTGWDPNAARSFVADHPLGTWKSLGNPCVGPNPNGGPGPELTYGGQSTYILPVAGKPGAFIAMFDVWRPKDPIDGRYLWMPLDFSHGRVLVRPPAEWTLSVFDQAVRP